A region from the Desulfitobacterium dehalogenans ATCC 51507 genome encodes:
- a CDS encoding DUF3102 domain-containing protein, which produces MVKHEEWGKWQEESVSYSCRTALFILLLSLPDSKKCLTKALDAFILRLT; this is translated from the coding sequence TTGGTCAAGCACGAGGAATGGGGTAAGTGGCAGGAAGAGTCGGTGAGCTATTCCTGTCGAACTGCTCTGTTCATCCTCCTGCTGAGTTTACCCGACTCCAAAAAATGCTTGACCAAAGCGTTAGATGCCTTCATACTTAGGTTAACTTAA
- a CDS encoding DNA-3-methyladenine glycosylase, translating into MKKLKKLGREFYDRDSTIVAKELLGKLLVHKVNGQKISARIVETEAYMGVNDKAAHSYGGKRTPRVEVMYGGPGYSYVFTIYGIHCCFNTVTREEGNPQAVLIRAAEPVEGIEWMAQKRYGKPYEQLTKSQKRGLTNGPGKLCAALGIDSLANGVDLCGDEIYVEDDAEQDIRIVSTKRVGIDYAEEAKDYPWRFYVEGNEYVSIK; encoded by the coding sequence ATGAAAAAGTTGAAAAAGCTTGGAAGGGAATTTTATGACAGGGATTCGACGATTGTAGCAAAAGAACTCTTGGGAAAGCTGCTCGTGCATAAAGTAAATGGGCAGAAAATATCGGCAAGAATCGTTGAGACAGAGGCCTATATGGGTGTTAATGACAAAGCAGCTCACTCCTACGGTGGCAAAAGGACGCCCAGGGTTGAGGTTATGTATGGTGGACCCGGTTATTCCTATGTGTTTACGATTTATGGAATACACTGTTGCTTTAATACTGTCACCAGGGAGGAAGGAAATCCTCAAGCGGTTTTAATCAGGGCGGCAGAGCCGGTGGAAGGAATTGAGTGGATGGCCCAAAAAAGATATGGGAAACCCTATGAGCAACTCACTAAAAGTCAGAAGAGGGGTCTAACTAACGGGCCTGGAAAACTATGTGCAGCCTTAGGCATCGACAGCCTTGCCAATGGAGTGGATTTATGCGGTGATGAAATCTATGTTGAAGATGACGCAGAACAGGACATCCGTATCGTTTCGACGAAGCGCGTGGGAATTGATTACGCAGAAGAAGCAAAAGATTATCCCTGGAGATTCTATGTGGAAGGCAATGAGTATGTATCAATAAAGTGA
- a CDS encoding 4Fe-4S binding protein — MKIEMKKALIMTLSLILAVFIGLSWVRPGNDVLLQAKEVLPEAQSFKKIASSPLTLEGISQDSSGEKEIKGYVVIAKASSYGGPITIATGINPYGVILGTALIEHKDTPSFIRVVMKHDYLKQFEDKKITDPLSIKQDINAISGATYSSRGIAEAISIGSHEVARNQFGLEVEDEEAAFVFGVREGSVIVLVILMLVGIALKNDRIRWITMAGSLVLIGFQYNTPISLSNLASFLMGYLPSIRQNLVWYIFLTVIPILTFLIGKNLYCFWLCPFGALQELLAKVFVSKEVICCSRAVEQKVALVRYVLLYIALLGAVIYQSPGLAGYEPFATLFGMQGDIVEWLILMVVLLSALFIRRFWCRFFCPGMIFNRIILRLRHHWIDFKRKFGAKLNQGCPAQNSVDQ, encoded by the coding sequence ATGAAAATAGAGATGAAAAAAGCGCTTATCATGACTTTATCTTTAATACTGGCAGTTTTTATAGGCTTAAGCTGGGTTAGGCCGGGAAATGATGTGCTGTTGCAAGCTAAAGAGGTCCTACCCGAGGCGCAGTCTTTTAAGAAGATTGCGTCTTCACCCCTTACTTTAGAAGGGATAAGTCAGGACTCCAGTGGAGAAAAAGAGATCAAAGGCTATGTTGTCATTGCAAAGGCAAGTTCATATGGTGGACCAATTACCATCGCAACAGGAATTAACCCATATGGAGTTATTCTTGGTACCGCACTTATTGAACACAAGGATACACCTTCATTTATTAGAGTTGTTATGAAACATGATTATCTCAAGCAATTCGAAGATAAAAAAATAACCGACCCCCTATCGATCAAACAGGATATTAATGCGATATCGGGAGCAACTTATAGCTCCCGAGGCATTGCCGAAGCGATTTCAATAGGTAGTCATGAAGTAGCCAGAAATCAGTTTGGGCTGGAGGTTGAAGATGAAGAGGCAGCATTCGTTTTTGGAGTGAGGGAAGGTTCTGTTATTGTCTTAGTCATCCTGATGCTTGTTGGGATAGCACTAAAAAATGATAGAATCCGCTGGATAACCATGGCAGGAAGTCTGGTGTTGATTGGTTTCCAATACAACACACCCATCTCACTTTCAAATCTTGCCTCCTTTTTAATGGGATATCTTCCTTCAATTCGGCAGAACTTGGTTTGGTATATATTTTTAACTGTTATTCCGATATTAACTTTTCTGATTGGAAAAAACCTATACTGCTTCTGGCTTTGTCCCTTTGGAGCCCTGCAAGAGTTATTGGCCAAAGTATTTGTAAGTAAAGAGGTCATTTGCTGTAGCCGAGCGGTAGAACAAAAGGTTGCCCTGGTCAGGTATGTTTTATTATATATTGCCTTATTGGGCGCTGTAATCTATCAGTCGCCGGGATTGGCGGGTTATGAACCTTTTGCCACCCTATTCGGAATGCAAGGAGATATCGTCGAGTGGCTGATTTTAATGGTTGTCTTATTATCCGCATTATTTATTCGGAGATTCTGGTGCCGCTTTTTTTGTCCGGGAATGATTTTCAATAGAATTATTTTGAGATTAAGACATCATTGGATTGATTTTAAAAGGAAATTTGGAGCAAAATTAAACCAAGGGTGTCCCGCACAAAACTCGGTGGATCAATGA
- a CDS encoding TIM barrel protein, translating into MEKLLFGISGLPLYDGIKRFNYATGIHYLKSIGLDAMELLFVRSVNVTDNNKGAILEAKQKEDFYLSAHASHYINLNSDDAAIQIQSIKRIIDAAKGLAKVGGRSLVLHPGFYMNDSKEVAYATIKSNLMRLSSYGVDYRLETTGKGSQFGTLEELVSLCQEVPSCKLCADFSHIHARSNGGLKNYDDFAGVLKHVLDNLGRTALEDLHIHMGGIKYTAKGERSHVPLLESDFNYKECLRAIKDYDVRGCIIAEGPLLERDALLLKETYEKLV; encoded by the coding sequence GTGGAAAAATTATTGTTTGGCATTTCCGGTTTGCCACTATACGATGGGATAAAACGATTTAATTATGCAACCGGTATTCACTATTTGAAGTCTATTGGGCTGGATGCCATGGAACTACTGTTTGTTCGAAGTGTCAATGTGACGGATAACAACAAGGGCGCTATCCTGGAAGCAAAGCAAAAGGAAGACTTTTACCTTTCGGCCCACGCATCTCATTATATCAACCTGAATTCAGATGATGCTGCTATACAAATTCAATCAATCAAAAGAATAATTGATGCTGCAAAAGGGTTAGCTAAGGTCGGAGGAAGGAGTCTGGTACTTCATCCGGGATTCTACATGAATGACTCCAAGGAAGTTGCTTACGCTACAATTAAAAGTAATTTAATGAGGCTTTCGAGTTATGGCGTAGATTACAGGCTTGAGACAACTGGAAAGGGGTCTCAGTTTGGAACGCTGGAAGAGCTGGTTTCCCTTTGTCAAGAGGTTCCCTCATGTAAGCTCTGCGCTGATTTTTCTCATATTCACGCGAGATCAAACGGCGGTCTTAAGAATTATGACGATTTTGCTGGTGTTCTTAAGCACGTCCTTGATAATTTAGGCAGAACTGCCCTGGAGGATTTACACATTCATATGGGGGGAATAAAGTACACAGCGAAAGGCGAAAGAAGTCATGTTCCATTACTGGAAAGCGACTTTAATTATAAGGAATGTCTAAGGGCTATAAAAGATTATGATGTCCGAGGATGTATCATAGCTGAAGGGCCTCTTTTAGAGAGAGATGCTTTACTTCTAAAAGAAACTTATGAAAAATTGGTCTAA
- a CDS encoding 2-hydroxymuconate tautomerase family protein yields the protein MPYVNIRITNENVTPEKKALLIKGATQLLVDVLGKNPNTTVVVIDEVNTDNWGIAGETITARRKDGR from the coding sequence ATGCCATATGTAAATATTAGAATCACGAATGAAAACGTCACTCCGGAAAAGAAAGCATTGCTTATCAAAGGAGCTACTCAGTTACTTGTGGATGTGTTGGGCAAAAACCCCAATACAACGGTCGTGGTGATCGATGAGGTCAATACTGATAATTGGGGTATTGCCGGGGAAACTATAACAGCTCGTAGAAAAGACGGCCGCTAA
- a CDS encoding AAA family ATPase — protein MWSSLKKILYGDNKSTSPNDAVFECRLCQATFNIDARPSEEYQLCYACFKATSDHVASLIENIGVLKEKANNAGQAGNSYVQMHYLKEILDRLTEYKESYYDKGVDIINEDINKLIGEVREVHDEAAKEVRESRRRRVKMDVSAMELWTREQWNGIRADQQRVLKDYLSLYDTIDRAGYGLKDGRSLANELFQTAVHFLTYIALADGDLTEIESQIIKDYLNIGGAYAIDVEASKKYILENPQFAEGIPSFLDIIRELDQHLSETGTRSKKAVETMTGIVMFFGYLGKYFLYESCNDIDINKSTALYEYLLHLNEYLEDNGYETTDLHEFQEIDPEDVDRAGSSDGTGADKNLEQLLQELNELIGLARVKKDLNSLVNLIKVQKIREERGFSQPAMSLHLVFSGNPGTGKTTVARLLAEIYKALGLVSKGQLFETDRSGLVAGYVGQTALKTQEVISKAKGGILFIDEAYSLTENRGESDFGTEAIDTLVKAMEDHRADLVVIVAGYPEPMERFLDSNPGLRSRFNKFIVFDDYSAEELILILQSMCKKANLRLASQAEDSAYSFFQKQCDSDTFANARDVRNFFEKALVNQANRLAQIEDLSDEMLFAIEYEDIKDSTC, from the coding sequence ATGTGGAGTTCACTTAAAAAGATATTATATGGGGATAACAAATCAACATCACCAAACGATGCTGTTTTTGAGTGCAGACTTTGCCAGGCCACATTCAATATCGATGCCAGACCTTCTGAAGAGTATCAACTCTGTTATGCATGTTTTAAAGCAACAAGTGATCATGTGGCATCACTGATAGAAAATATCGGAGTGTTAAAAGAAAAAGCAAATAACGCAGGACAAGCGGGGAATTCTTATGTGCAAATGCACTATTTAAAGGAAATTTTGGATAGGCTAACCGAATACAAAGAATCCTATTACGATAAGGGTGTCGACATTATTAATGAGGATATCAATAAGTTAATTGGAGAGGTCCGGGAAGTACATGATGAAGCGGCCAAAGAAGTCAGGGAAAGCAGACGGCGCAGAGTTAAAATGGATGTATCCGCAATGGAACTTTGGACTAGAGAGCAGTGGAATGGTATTCGTGCCGATCAGCAAAGAGTTCTGAAAGATTATTTAAGTTTATACGACACTATAGATAGAGCGGGATATGGACTAAAGGATGGCAGATCCCTGGCAAATGAATTATTCCAAACCGCAGTACACTTCTTGACTTATATAGCCTTAGCGGATGGCGACTTAACTGAGATTGAAAGCCAAATCATCAAGGATTATCTAAATATAGGCGGAGCTTATGCCATAGATGTGGAAGCCTCGAAAAAATATATACTAGAGAATCCCCAGTTTGCAGAGGGGATCCCATCTTTTCTGGATATCATTAGAGAGCTTGATCAACATCTTAGTGAAACAGGTACACGCTCAAAGAAAGCCGTGGAGACAATGACCGGGATTGTCATGTTTTTTGGATATCTGGGTAAGTATTTCTTGTATGAAAGCTGCAATGACATTGATATTAACAAATCGACGGCGTTATACGAGTATTTATTGCATCTCAATGAGTACTTGGAAGATAACGGATATGAAACAACAGACCTGCACGAATTCCAAGAGATAGATCCGGAGGACGTGGATAGAGCCGGCAGCTCTGATGGCACAGGTGCTGATAAAAATCTGGAGCAATTGCTTCAGGAATTGAATGAACTGATCGGATTAGCTCGGGTTAAAAAGGATCTGAATAGTCTGGTCAATCTGATTAAAGTGCAAAAGATACGTGAGGAACGGGGCTTTAGTCAGCCGGCCATGTCCTTGCATTTGGTGTTTTCGGGGAACCCCGGAACAGGAAAAACAACGGTGGCCAGATTGCTGGCTGAAATATATAAAGCATTGGGATTGGTTTCCAAGGGCCAGCTCTTTGAAACTGACCGCTCAGGACTTGTTGCCGGGTATGTGGGACAAACCGCTCTAAAAACCCAGGAAGTGATCAGCAAAGCGAAGGGCGGTATCTTATTTATTGATGAAGCCTATTCTCTTACAGAAAACCGGGGAGAATCGGATTTTGGCACTGAAGCCATCGATACCCTTGTCAAAGCCATGGAAGATCACCGGGCAGATTTAGTCGTAATAGTAGCTGGATATCCTGAACCAATGGAGCGTTTTTTGGATTCCAATCCGGGTCTGCGGTCACGGTTTAATAAATTTATTGTCTTTGATGACTACAGCGCGGAGGAATTGATATTAATTTTACAATCCATGTGTAAAAAGGCGAATCTCAGACTGGCAAGTCAAGCAGAAGACTCCGCCTATTCATTCTTCCAAAAACAATGCGATTCGGATACATTTGCCAACGCAAGAGATGTAAGAAACTTTTTTGAAAAAGCTCTTGTTAACCAGGCCAATAGATTAGCCCAAATTGAAGATTTAAGTGATGAAATGTTGTTTGCAATAGAATATGAAGATATAAAGGATAGTACTTGTTAA
- a CDS encoding uroporphyrinogen decarboxylase family protein, producing the protein MLTKRQNLLETIKGGNPDRYVKQYEFMNLIMEASVTMAGFPAPGQTSKGAWGITWMWPEGQIGPFPVHDEEHKVLKDITEWRKYVKAPEIPIDDETWAPAIAHAQAVDRNEEFVTAMAAPGVFEMTHHLMSMEDALMALYEEPEAMHELIDYITEFELAYAKIVIEKIHPDALFHHDDWGSQINSFISPEMFKKFFLPAYKKIYGYYKANGVEVIVHHSDSYAANLVPFMIEMGVDIWQGVMTTNNAPELIEKYGGKITFMGDIDSGYLDLPDWKPERCAEAVERACRRCGKKYFIPCLTMGGPDSIYPGVYAQVNQEIDRMSREMF; encoded by the coding sequence ATGCTAACAAAGCGTCAAAATTTATTGGAAACCATAAAGGGCGGAAATCCGGACCGGTATGTAAAGCAGTATGAGTTTATGAATCTCATCATGGAGGCCAGCGTAACTATGGCTGGTTTTCCTGCCCCGGGGCAGACCTCCAAAGGAGCCTGGGGAATAACCTGGATGTGGCCGGAGGGGCAGATAGGGCCGTTTCCTGTACATGATGAAGAACATAAGGTTTTAAAAGATATCACGGAGTGGAGAAAATACGTCAAAGCACCTGAGATTCCCATAGATGATGAAACCTGGGCCCCGGCTATCGCTCATGCCCAGGCTGTCGACCGGAATGAGGAATTTGTGACGGCGATGGCTGCACCGGGAGTATTTGAAATGACTCATCACCTGATGAGTATGGAAGACGCGTTAATGGCCTTATATGAAGAACCGGAAGCCATGCACGAACTGATCGACTACATTACCGAATTCGAATTAGCTTATGCAAAAATCGTCATTGAAAAAATCCATCCGGACGCTCTTTTCCATCATGACGATTGGGGCAGCCAGATCAACTCTTTCATTTCTCCGGAAATGTTTAAAAAGTTTTTCCTCCCCGCCTATAAAAAAATCTATGGCTACTATAAAGCGAATGGTGTGGAAGTGATTGTCCATCACAGTGATTCCTATGCTGCTAATCTGGTTCCCTTTATGATCGAAATGGGAGTTGATATCTGGCAAGGTGTCATGACCACCAACAACGCACCTGAATTAATCGAGAAATATGGTGGAAAAATTACTTTCATGGGAGATATAGACAGCGGGTATCTTGATCTTCCAGACTGGAAGCCTGAACGATGCGCAGAGGCAGTTGAGAGAGCTTGTCGGAGATGCGGCAAGAAATATTTTATTCCCTGTCTGACCATGGGCGGGCCGGATAGTATTTATCCCGGTGTATATGCCCAGGTCAATCAAGAAATTGACAGAATGAGCCGAGAAATGTTCTAA